The genomic window CTGAGTTTTCGATTCGCACCCTTAGGGAAAGGTTTGCTGGCTACAATGAGTGTTAACACGTCTGGAAGTATGAGGAGCTCTCATTTTCGCTGATCAGAGCAGCAGGAGCAGAAGCCAGCGCGGGCACAGGCGCCCTCGGCTGTGCTGGCGAACGAAGCTCGCCCGGGCAGCCTGCCCCTACGCTATCCCGGCGTACATGTCCCCCTGACATCTGCCAATGTCCTTCCGCGCTACCTACACTTAGGTCTCGCTCAGCCTTTCCATTGGTACGCATCGGGTTGAGGCAGGCCGATGTGGGCCAGCACACGGCAGACGAACTGCCGCGCTACAGCTTCGAAGTCGTTGGGCCGATTGTAAAAAGTAGGGATGAGCGGATAGATAGTCGCTCCGGCGTCCGCGGCCCGGTACATGTTGCGGATGTGGATCTTGTTGAGCGGGGTTTCGCGTACGCAGAGCACCAGCGGGCGCTTCTCCTTCAGGCAGACGTCAGCCGCGCGCTCAATAAGGTGGATGGCAAGACCGTTGGCGATTCTGGCGAGGGTTCCCACGCTACAAGGGAGCACGATCATGGCATCAGCGGGGTAGGAACCGCTAGCCACGTTGGCCCCGATATCGGCGTTGGCGTGCTGCTGAATTTTGCGGGAAGCTTTTCCAAGTAGCTGATTTACAAGCTGGTTACGGCCGCGAATTCCGATCTCCTCGGCCATGACCCGCAGGGCGTTATCGGAAGCAATAAAGTTTACGGTTTTGACTCGCGGGTCGCGCTCGGCCGCCAGCAGCAGTTGCCTTAAGAATAAGGAGCCGCTGGCGCCGGTGGTGGCAATCGTAAGGTTCTGGGCTGCCACGGAGTTGGGCAAGAGGCATCCAACAGGAGGAAGGTCTTCCGAGGTCCCCCTGGAGACCTCAGCATAGGGAGTGTGAGTCCCGCAAGTCAAGACGCGCAGCTTCGGTCCCCTGCCAGCTGCGAAGGACAGCACTCCTAAAAAGAAAGCATGGCTACTACTTCAACCCTGCGATCGCGTCGCAGTGCCGCGCAACTGCAAGCTTTGGTGCAGGTGGAGCGCGAAATCCGCGCCTCCGATCCCAATAGCCGCCGCAAGTATCTTCGCGATTTCAACGAAGCATTCAGAACGTATCAATCGGTCCTCTCACGTGAGCAGTTGCAGGCGCTATTTCGCAGCGCCGACGTGCTGCTGCTAGGCGACTACCATGCGCTTCCGGCTTCGCAGAATTACGCTGCTCGCCTGGTTGAGGAGCTCGCCGGCGGCAAGCGGCCGCTGATATTGGGAGTGGAGACCGTCTTCGCGCGCGACCAGCACATTCTGGATGAGTGGGCGGCCGGCGAAATTGATGAAGACGAATTGCGCGAGCGCCTGCACTTCGATTACGAGTGGGGCTACCTGTGGGAACCCTTTTACGAGCTGCTGCAGAGCGCGCGTTCGGCAAATGTTCCGGTTTACGGGCTGGACTGCCTGCCGCGGCTCGATCTCCGCAAGATTGCAGCGCGAGATCGCCACGCCGTAGAAAAAATTGCCGAGCTGCGCTCGCGCTACGCCGGCGCGCAGGTCCTGGTTCTGTTCGGCGAATCGCATCTGGCCCCCAATCACATTCCCGAACTGCTCACCCAACGCCTGCCCAAAGACCGCGTGCTCACCGTGCTGCAGAACATTGATCCGCTCTATTGGAAGGCCGCGGGCGAGCGTCGTGAGCGTGTCGAGGCGGTCCGAGTGAACGAAGATGCGGTGTGCGTCTTCAACTCCACCCCGCTGGAAAAATACGAGAGCTACCGCCTCTGCCTCGATCGCTGGACGCGCGAGTCCGCCGCCGCGCCCGACTTTGCTCCCACGGTTTATAACCTGATTGACAGTCTGGCGCACTTCCTTAATATGAACAGCTGCTCCTCGCACAACGGTCGCCAGCCCAAGTTCCTGGTTGACCTGCTGCCGGAAGTCTGCTGCCGCGAAGATGAACGGCTCTCGCGTATTTTGCAGCGCAAGATCGCTGGCGAGCCTGACCGCAGGTCCATCCGCGC from Terriglobales bacterium includes these protein-coding regions:
- a CDS encoding ChaN family lipoprotein, with the translated sequence MATTSTLRSRRSAAQLQALVQVEREIRASDPNSRRKYLRDFNEAFRTYQSVLSREQLQALFRSADVLLLGDYHALPASQNYAARLVEELAGGKRPLILGVETVFARDQHILDEWAAGEIDEDELRERLHFDYEWGYLWEPFYELLQSARSANVPVYGLDCLPRLDLRKIAARDRHAVEKIAELRSRYAGAQVLVLFGESHLAPNHIPELLTQRLPKDRVLTVLQNIDPLYWKAAGERRERVEAVRVNEDAVCVFNSTPLEKYESYRLCLDRWTRESAAAPDFAPTVYNLIDSLAHFLNMNSCSSHNGRQPKFLVDLLPEVCCREDERLSRILQRKIAGEPDRRSIRARLEEYGTVYLPGVNSLYVREFQMMHVAEEATRFLHHACRGSVRRWNGNNDINSNGNGHRFVESKADSHRVDPKDRFYTRVLEQALGYFGSRILYPARPPVRESDLYALYTQSPAEIEEKTIYSYAEYMRTIDFLVMHKDYETAPRRYLDLPALVQEGVRATGAKFEYVTRRLGYMMGTELYDAYLAGRISKRFLRSLFMRKLDRLGSAPETYFAVVRKIHGSRKKKAAI
- a CDS encoding UbiX family flavin prenyltransferase, translating into MPNSVAAQNLTIATTGASGSLFLRQLLLAAERDPRVKTVNFIASDNALRVMAEEIGIRGRNQLVNQLLGKASRKIQQHANADIGANVASGSYPADAMIVLPCSVGTLARIANGLAIHLIERAADVCLKEKRPLVLCVRETPLNKIHIRNMYRAADAGATIYPLIPTFYNRPNDFEAVARQFVCRVLAHIGLPQPDAYQWKG